Sequence from the Acidobacteriota bacterium genome:
AGTTTTAGGCGAAATTCCCATCAGGTGTCGAGTCCGCCTTTGCCGAGATTCTCCGATTCAAGGAAAAGCAGGTGTACGAACAGATGCGCGAAACCGGTCCGTCCCGCCTTCTCTCGCGCCGACCCGACGTGCGCCGTCAGCGCGACCGCGACCACCGGATCGGAACGGTCAATATGAAAAACGACCTCAAGCCCGTTCGGGAGCGTGAATTTTTCAAAATCGACCTTGAAGCGGGCACTTAAGGTTTCGCCGGCGTCTTCGTTGGGGCGAACTCTTTCTCTATCTCGCGCCCCCCGCGCGGCGGGGCCCGGTAAGCTCGACGGTGCGCCCGGGGGCCGCGGCGCGCCCCCCGCCGGCCGGGCGGATCGGCAAGATCAAAGCGGCAAAAATACAGTTCATCAACCGAAACCGAACGTATTTTTCACAGGATTGTTTTGTCTAGTTCGGGCGATCAATCATCTGGCGCGTTTCGGCGCCGGCCAAGTCTTTTGATTGGATGAGCTTCGGTGTTGAAAACACCTTCTTCAAGTCGATCGTTCTCGCGGCGGCGCAAAGACCAAGTAAAAATACTTCAGAGTTTCGGCAAGCACGAAGCTGTGCATATAGTCGTTTTTTCCTTGGTGACGACGCTTTTCAGTCCGGCAAACGCGACTTCCGTCCGGCAATAGCGAACGAAATCCTCGAACATCCGTCTGCCCATTGCGCGGTACTTGGATCGTTCGTAAACTGGAAAAGGTAGTACGCCGATTCAACGATCTCAGGCCGCAATGGATAACCGGCGTCGATCACTGCGGCGTTCACGTAATCGTACGTCTTCCGGCTCGATGCCGTGCCGGACCACATCGCGAACGCCGAATCCTGAAGCCGTCGCGCGCGCGGCAGATCGCCCGACAAGGCCAGGACCGCCGGAAAGAAGGCGTCGAGCGCGCCGAATGTGCGCGCGCCGCGTTTCCCGGTGTTCATATCCGCGTGACCGTACCAAAGTTCGCCGTTAACCTCGTCGGCGAGATATTTGTTGACCGGCCCGATCGATTCCTCCCACATTTTCCGGCAATCGTCGTCGTCGAAAAGAATCGCGCATTTCAGCAGATACTCGTAATACGAATCGATCGCGCCGCCGACGTGGCTGTCGGTGTTGGTCCATTCGCCGGTCTCAACGTTGATGTTTGTCCCGACAAGGCCGATCTTCGACCGGCGCCGGAACGTTTCGACCAGCGCGCGCTTCGCCTTGTCGAAAAAGACGCTTTTGCCCGTCAGTTTTGAAAGCGCCCCGAATTCGATCAAAAGCGTTCCGGTTTCAGCCGGATTCGAAACCGCGCCGCGCGTTTTGCCTGTTTTCAGATTGACGTACCGGTACGGCATACCGGTCGGCGACTCGAAGACCGGTAGCAGGCGTTTTCCGAGATCGTCGGCAAGCGCGAGAAGTTTCCGGTCGCCCGTGATCTGATAACCCGAAAGCAACCCGCCGAGCACGCGGATCGTGATCTCGAAGTTCTGGACCTCGATATCCTTGTCGAACGAAAGATTTTTCGTAATATATCGCCGCGTAGCGTCCGCCTCGCGCTTGAATCCCAGCAGATAGAGCGAATCGAGCGAATCGACCGGAGTCATCAGGACCGTCTCGGGCGCGTGCCAGTCGCGAAAGGACTTGCTCAAAGGCTTAAGATCGTCGTGGCCCCACGCATACTTCTTGTAGCCGTTCCAGGCGTGCAGGAACTCCGTCTTGACCTGCGCCGCAAGCCGGCTCTTGTCGATCTCCCCGTTTTTCTGCGCCAACGCAACGACGGCGAATAAAAGCACAACCGCCACGGCCGCGAAGTTCCTTGAAAATGCCCCATTCTTGAAGATTGCATATCTCTCAGGGTTTCAGCGATTTCGAATCCTGGGCGTTTCGCTCATAAAAAAACCGGAGCTTTCGCCACCGACCAGTTCCGCGTGACGTATGAAGGTTCGGTCAAGCACCCTGCCGTTGAGTTCGACGCGGTCTACGTAAACGTTCCTTTCGTTTTGATTCACGGCCTCGACGGCGAGACTGCGACCGTTTTCGAATTTCAGAAGCGCCGTCCTGATCGCCGGGCTGCCGAGCTGGTATTCGTCCGATCCCGGCGCGACCGGATAAAACCGATCGCCGTGAAAGATACCACGCCGACATCTGTCCGCAATCGTCATTTCCGCCGAGCCCGTCGGGCGCGGCCCGGTATTGATGCTTCAGGATCGCCCGGACGCGTTCCTGCGTCTTCCAGGGCGCATCGGTTCAATTGTAAAGATACGCGGCGTGATGTGACGGTTCGTTCCCGTGAACATAGCCGCCGATGATCCCTTCGCGGGTGATGTCCTCGGTCTCGGCAAAAAACTCGTCAGGCAGATGCATCGAGAAAAGCTCGTCGAGGTACGCCACGAATTTCTGCTTCCCACCCATTAGCGCGATCAGTCCGGCTGGGTCGTGTGGAACATAAAGACTGTAATTCCAAGAGTTGCCCTCGATAAAACCCTGGCCTTCGGTTTTGAGCGGATCGAATTTCGGGGCGAATTCGCCGGCGCTCGATTTCGGACGCATAAAGCCCGTCGACTGATCGAAGACGTTTCGCCAGTTTTCCGAACGCTTCGAAAACTCGCGAAAAACGTCTTCGCGTCGAAGCTTCCTCGCCGCCTGAGCGATCGCCCAATCATCGTAGGCGTATTCGAGTGTTTTCGAAACCGATGACGAGTTCTTATCGTCCGGTACATAGCCGAGATCGATATAATGTCCGAGCCCGTCGTAATATCTCGTCCGTGCCGTTTGGGCCATCGCGTCGAGCGCGCGGTTCGCGTCGATGCCTTGAAGGTTGCCCTTGACGATCGCGTCGGCGATAACCGAAACCGAATGGTACCCGATCATGCACCAATTCTCGTTCGCGTAGTGGGACCAAACCGGCAGCATTTTGTGCGCGCTCTGGTCGTAATGCGCGAGCATCGAACCGATCATGTCACGGTTGCGGCGCGGCTGGACGAGATTCAGAAACGGATGGAGCGCACGGTATGTGTCCCACAGCGAAAACGTGGTGTAGTTCGTAAATCCGGCCGCGCGGTGGACGTTTTGGTCGAGACCTTTGTATTGCCCGTCGACATCCTGATAAACCGTCGGCGATAGAAACGCGTGGTACATCGCCGTGTAGAAATTCACGAGGTCGTCTTTGTTTCCGGCGGTGACTGCGATCCTGCCGAGTTCCCGGTTCCACGCGTCGCGGCCGTCGCGCCGGACCTTTTCGAAGTCCCAGCCGGGCGTTTCCGCTTTTAGATTCCGCATCGCCCCGGCCGTCGAAACCGGCGAGACGGCAAACTTGACCATTATCCGTTCGCCCTTTGCCGTTGAGAAATCGAAATATGCACGGACCTGTTCTCCCGCCATTTCGGGGAAATTACGCGTTTGATCGAATTTGCGCCAAAAACCGCGGTATGGCGACGGCTTGAAGTCTTTGAACCCGTAATTCCTGAACGGCTTCGAAAACTCCATCGCGAAGTAGACGGTCCGCGTCCGCGCCCAACCGGTCGTCTCGCGAAAACCGACGACTGTGCGGTCGTTTTCGACGCGCACGTATGTCCGCACGTTCTTGCCATCGTAATCGTAGATGCCGTGCATCAGGTCGAGGATGATGTGCGCATCGTCCGATGCCGGAAAAGTGTATTGATGAAATCCGACGCGGGTGGTCGTCGTCATTTCGGCCGTGATCGAGTCGTCTTCGAGCAGAACTTTGTAATAATTCGGTTCCGCGGTCTCGTTTTCGTGCGAAAACGCCGAACGGAATCCGGACTTCGGATCGTTTTTGTCGCCGGGCTCGAGTTGAAGCGGTCCGACCGTGGGCATCATCAGAAAATCGCCGAGATCCGAATGCCCGGTTCCGGAAAAATGCGTATGTGAAAACCCGACGATCGTCGCATCGTCGTACTGGTAGCCGGCGCAATAACGGTATGTCTCCTTGTTGTATTTGCCGCCGATCAGATACGGTTGCTCGTCGGTGTCGGGAGACAGTTGAACCGCGCCGAACGGAACCGTCGCTCCGGGATACGTATGTCCCATTTTCCGCGTCCCGATGAGCGGATTCACGTAACGGACAAAGTTCGGCGAAGTCTGCGCAGAAGTGCCGACAGCGAGTGCTAGTACGAAACAGAAATAGGCAGCAAACTTCATATTTGCAGCGGCTTTAACAGGTGTTTCGTTTATTGCTTCATGCATGTTCAAAATCTCATCTTGTTTTCGATGAAAAATCCAATCATTCGCCGATGACGGGTTCCTGCTTCCGCGACTTCCGGCGTTCCGCTTTCCATCGTTTGCGGACCGCTGCAACATCGAATTTGTCGCGCTTGCCGTCGCGCATATTTTCGATCTCGTGCTGAACGCGCGCGGAGATCAGGCGATAAGCTTCCGGTGTTCGGAACGCCTTTGGTCATCTCGAAAAGCTCGTCGTATTCGAGAAATCTCCCGATCTTCGCCCCGATCTCGGCGCCGATGCTGTCTTTCGCCGGGATCGTCATTCCCTTCGGAAAAGCCTCGAACGTCCCCCACAGATAGATCGGCAGAATCCCGACCTTGTCGTTGAGCGCGAGGTAACCGATGATCGGCTTGAACTCCTGAATTTGGCCGTCCAGGCTTCGCGTGCCTTCCGGGGAAAATGAGCGTGTTGTAGCCTTGTTTGAGAATATCGGTACGTGCCGCAATGACTGGCGCAGACTTCCGGTGCGCTCGATCGGAACGAGCGTCGTGAAGTTGTTCATATAGGCGCGCTTGTATTTCGTGTCGAACCAGTAATCCGCGGCGGCGACCGCGACCGTCTGTTCGGCGACATCCTTGCCGAGCGCCTTTTTTACCAGGCCGGTGTCGATGTGCGACGCGTGATTCGGCGCGACGATGAAGTTCGTGTGCTGCGGAACGTTCCCCTCGCCGTCGATCTTCGTCTTGAGAACCGTGTCGTAAAGCCGCTCCTGCGCGAAATCGATGACCTGATTTCCGATCCGGCGAACGATCGACGGGACGAAGATCTCATCGGTGTCTTTTTCTTCCTTTCTCGGCTCGTCGACGAGTTTCTTCGATTTGTCGACCCGCTGGACTGCCGTCAGAAGCTCGCGGACGGTCTGCACTTCGTTGAGCGTGTCCGGCGAAACGACGCGGCCGCCGGCATCTTCGACCGCCGCCTGCAATTCAACGAACATCAGCGAATCGAATCCGAGATCCGCGAGTTTGTCGCCGATCGAAACTTCCGAAAGCGCGCGGTTCGACACCGACGCGACGACCTTGCGGATCCAAAGCGCCGTGTCGTCCCCCTTTGCTTCGGCCTCGACCTTGGTCTTGTTTTTGGATTTCGCCTCCAGATTCTGGAGCAGTTCGACGACTTCGGGCCGTTTCACCTTGCGCGTCGCCGTCCGCGGCAATTCGAACGGGGTCAGATGCATCGTCTTGACGCGTTTGAAGAAAGCCAACCCGGCCGAAACCTCCCGAAAATGCTCTTCGACCTTTTTGTTCGTGTCGGCGCGAGAGCGCGATGTCGAACTCGTAATCGGGAACGACGAGCGCGGCGATTTTTTCTCCGCCGTCTTCGTCGGGCAATCCGACGACCGACATTTCCTTGATGAACTTCGACTTGCCGTAATGATCCTCGATCTCGTCGGGATAGATGTTCTTGCCGTTCGAATCGATGATGACGTCCTTGGATCGCCCGACGATGAACAGGTTTCCGTCTTCGTCGAGCCGCCCGAGGTCGCCGGTCCGGAGCCATCGGTCCTGCATCACGGCCTCCGTTGCCTCGTCGTTCTTGTAATAGCCGACCATCACGTTCTGGCCGCGCGCGAGAACCTCGCCGACGCCATTTTCGTCCGGATTCTCGATCCTGACCTCGACGCCCGGCAGAGGCTTGCCGACGCTCCCGCGGAGCAATTTGTTGCCCGGACGCGCCACCGTCAGAACCGGCGATGATTCCGTCAGGCCGTAGCCTTCAAGGACATCGAAACCGAGTCCGTGAAGGTCTTTTTGTACTTTTTCGCTGAGCGCCGAACCGCCCGAGATCAGATATCGCATCCGTCCGCCCATTCCCTGATGGATCGGGAAGAAGATGATCGGGCCTAGATTGAACGGCGTGTTGTCGCGTAGCCAGGCGTTGAAATCGATGACGCTGTCGGCGAGGTCCGCGAACCAGTCGCCGCGCTCGCGAAGTCGCGTTTTTATCCGTCGGTGAAGCATTTCCCCATAGCGCCGGAACGCCGACCATTCCGGTGACGTGACCGCTCTCGATCGCCCTTGGGAGTTCTTCCGACGAAAGTTCGTCCAAATACGTGATCTGCGTCCCGTTCGAAAACGGCGTCAGAAACCCCGCCGAGAACTCGAACGTGTGATGCATCGGCAGAACCGACAGAACGCCATCGTTGATGTCCATTTCGAGCACCGACGAGAGCATCGAGATCATATTCACGAAATTCTTGTGCGAGAGCATCACGGCTTTCGGCGTGCCGGTCGTGCCGGACGTGAATATGAGCGACGCGATCGAACTCGACGGGATCTTGTTCGG
This genomic interval carries:
- a CDS encoding glycoside hydrolase family 47 protein — protein: MPDGSRVCRTEKRRHQGKNDYMHSFVLAETLKYFYLVFAPPRERST
- a CDS encoding glycoside hydrolase family 47 protein, which translates into the protein MLLFAVVALAQKNGEIDKSRLAAQVKTEFLHAWNGYKKYAWGHDDLKPLSKSFRDWHAPETVLMTPVDSLDSLYLLGFKREADATRRYITKNLSFDKDIEVQNFEITIRVLGGLLSGYQITGDRKLLALADDLGKRLLPVFESPTGMPYRYVNLKTGKTRGAVSNPAETGTLLIEFGALSKLTGKSVFFDKAKRALVETFRRRSKIGLVGTNINVETGEWTNTDSHVGGAIDSYYEYLLKCAILFDDDDCRKMWEESIGPVNKYLADEVNGELWYGHADMNTGKRGARTFGALDAFFPAVLALSGDLPRARRLQDSAFAMWSGTASSRKTYDYVNAAVIDAGYPLRPEIVESAYYLFQFTNDPSTAQWADGCSRISFAIAGRKSRLPD
- a CDS encoding 1-acyl-sn-glycerol-3-phosphate acyltransferase, whose product is MKRPEVVELLQNLEAKSKNKTKVEAEAKGDDTALWIRKVVASVSNRALSEVSIGDKLADLGFDSLMFVELQAAVEDAGGRVVSPDTLNEVQTVRELLTAVQRVDKSKKLVDEPRKEEKDTDEIFVPSIVRRIGNQVIDFAQERLYDTVLKTKIDGEGNVPQHTNFIVAPNHASHIDTGLVKKALGKDVAEQTVAVAAADYWFDTKYKRAYMNNFTTLVPIERTGSLRQSLRHVPIFSNKATTRSFSPEGTRSLDGQIQEFKPIIGYLALNDKVGILPIYLWGTFEAFPKGMTIPAKDSIGAEIGAKIGRFLEYDELFEMTKGVPNTGSLSPDLRARSARDRKYARRQARQIRCCSGPQTMESGTPEVAEAGTRHRRMIGFFIENKMRF